A region of Micromonospora chokoriensis DNA encodes the following proteins:
- a CDS encoding GNAT family N-acetyltransferase, which produces MIVRLAGEQDFDGFLGLAAQVECWFGPMVEDLGFHDAVRKHVRRSTAIVAVSSGPDLLGGLLFAAKAPTYHVLWLVVSEQSRGKGVGRALMAEVTRRFVSGPGTVEVVTFGADHPGASVSGARVFYERLGFTPAEAADPGREGGSRQVFRLVVT; this is translated from the coding sequence ATGATCGTCAGACTTGCGGGAGAGCAGGACTTCGATGGTTTCCTTGGCCTGGCGGCTCAGGTCGAGTGCTGGTTCGGCCCGATGGTCGAGGATCTCGGCTTCCATGACGCCGTGCGAAAGCATGTTCGTCGGTCGACGGCGATCGTCGCTGTTTCCTCGGGTCCGGATCTCCTGGGTGGGCTGTTGTTCGCGGCGAAGGCCCCGACCTACCACGTCCTCTGGCTTGTCGTATCTGAGCAGTCACGGGGGAAGGGCGTCGGTCGTGCGCTGATGGCGGAGGTGACGCGGAGGTTTGTGTCGGGCCCGGGCACCGTTGAGGTGGTCACCTTTGGGGCCGATCACCCTGGTGCCTCCGTCAGCGGTGCACGTGTCTTCTACGAGCGCCTTGGTTTCACCCCTGCCGAGGCTGCCGATCCGGGCCGGGAAGGCGGTTCCCGGCAGGTCTTCCGCCTGGTCGTCACCTGA